A single Dechloromonas denitrificans DNA region contains:
- a CDS encoding DUF294 nucleotidyltransferase-like domain-containing protein: MALSSGDFLPCRWQAEVLAELDGLTALDQAPAVAGRLRQFLLAVAGRGMGGYNMTRLISACNDRLTISIVDLTSQRHHLPDVAWCWLAMGSEGRYEQTLVSDQDNGLVFNAVDGREAEALRTLFLPFAAEANQRLADCGFKLCSGQVMAGNPAWCLSFDEWREQFIDWVRRPEPTALLNASIFFDLRPLVGQLELGERLQTILLGLTTDTPSFLHLMAGNALQAAVPLNFRGEIAAEEGELLDLKKFGSRIFVDVARIFALASGARAVHTAGRLREAGPAAGLKAEGIAAAESAFSHVLRLRLDQQRAAAAAGVSDGHGLKLSTLHEMDKAILREALKQARRLQQRLKLNYAL; encoded by the coding sequence ATGGCGCTGTCGAGCGGCGACTTTCTGCCTTGCCGCTGGCAGGCTGAAGTGCTGGCCGAGCTTGATGGCTTGACGGCGCTCGACCAGGCGCCGGCCGTCGCCGGGCGTTTGCGCCAATTTCTGTTGGCCGTAGCTGGTCGCGGCATGGGCGGCTACAACATGACCCGCCTGATTTCGGCCTGCAACGACCGCTTGACCATCAGCATCGTCGACCTGACCAGCCAGCGTCACCATCTGCCGGACGTTGCCTGGTGCTGGCTGGCCATGGGGTCTGAAGGGCGATATGAACAGACCTTGGTCAGCGATCAGGACAACGGCCTGGTGTTCAATGCCGTCGATGGGCGCGAGGCCGAAGCGCTCCGCACCCTGTTCCTGCCCTTCGCCGCGGAAGCCAATCAGCGTCTGGCCGATTGCGGCTTCAAGCTGTGCAGCGGCCAGGTCATGGCCGGCAATCCGGCCTGGTGTCTGTCGTTCGATGAATGGCGCGAGCAGTTCATCGACTGGGTCAGGCGGCCCGAGCCGACCGCCTTGCTTAATGCCAGTATTTTTTTCGATCTGCGTCCGCTGGTTGGCCAGCTCGAACTGGGTGAAAGACTACAGACCATCCTGCTCGGACTGACCACCGATACGCCGTCCTTCCTCCATCTGATGGCCGGCAATGCGCTGCAGGCGGCGGTGCCGCTGAATTTTCGCGGCGAGATCGCGGCCGAGGAGGGGGAACTGCTCGATCTGAAAAAATTTGGCAGCCGGATATTCGTCGATGTCGCCCGGATTTTTGCCCTCGCCTCGGGAGCGCGCGCGGTGCACACCGCCGGCCGCCTGCGCGAGGCGGGTCCGGCGGCTGGCCTGAAAGCCGAGGGGATTGCCGCAGCGGAGTCGGCGTTTTCGCATGTCTTGCGCCTGCGGCTGGATCAGCAAAGGGCTGCTGCGGCAGCCGGCGTGAGCGATGGCCATGGCCTCAAGCTGTCGACGCTGCACGAAATGGACAAGGCGATCCTGCGCGAGGCGCTGAAGCAGGCACGCCGCCTGCAACAGCGCCTCAAGTTAAACTATGCACTTTGA
- a CDS encoding exonuclease domain-containing protein, giving the protein MKAKYRFILAVVVLGLLMTGPFVVSSLLVWLDMKEAERNLLVELLVSRLPVGTMMTMCGFAIGVLVLHKLFKQYVEGLLRMSETLRLMLGANRDFRVTLDGPPEVQQLAMAANDLAQQRDVLMNDVDAQIGRAKASVEEEKNRLAALMSELAQAVVVCNLDGRILLYNNRARLQFKALALGPTSVSGGALIGLGRSIFSILEKNQVEHAQEVIRQRLGAGKTAISNFITTTRGGQLLRVQMVPVLAAASGEGEAAMSGYVLTVENITRSIELEARRDQVLHSLTEGSRSALGNIRAAVANLIDYPEMEPELRERFVKVVDDEAARMSQRLDQTMVEFSDSMKTRWPLEDILGIDIIAAAQRRINEKLNLPTKTEELDDALWVKADSFSLVFALVFLAAKLQDHYEPRELRFRLKSEGKLAYLDLIWAGPAMSSETFYTWEMDSMQVGSETTPLSIRDVIDRHGGEIWYQREKAAHRAFFRFVLPVATPEVEQDQEDRKRGSSRPEYYDFDLFNFADKSIDLERKLSDLTCTVFDTETTGLEPSNGDEIIQIGAARIVNNRLLRQEVFDQIIDPECPLKPESIPIHGITEDMVRGKPTIDVILPAFHEFCEDTVLIAHNAAFDMRFLQLKEERTGIRFSQPVLDTLLLSAVVHPNQESHKLDVILERLGIHIASRHNALEDALATGEVFLKLVPLLEEKGIVTVRQALEASEKTYFARVKY; this is encoded by the coding sequence ATGAAGGCTAAATATCGCTTCATCCTTGCCGTGGTCGTGCTCGGTCTGTTGATGACCGGGCCATTCGTTGTCAGTTCGCTGCTCGTCTGGCTGGACATGAAGGAAGCCGAGCGGAACCTGCTGGTCGAATTGCTCGTGTCGCGCCTGCCGGTCGGCACGATGATGACGATGTGCGGTTTTGCAATTGGCGTGCTGGTGCTGCACAAGCTGTTCAAGCAATATGTCGAGGGCCTGTTGCGGATGTCCGAAACGCTACGCCTGATGCTCGGCGCCAACCGCGATTTTCGCGTGACGCTCGATGGGCCGCCGGAAGTGCAACAACTGGCGATGGCCGCCAACGACCTAGCGCAGCAGCGTGACGTGCTGATGAACGATGTCGATGCCCAGATCGGTCGGGCCAAAGCCTCGGTCGAGGAAGAAAAGAATCGGCTCGCCGCCTTGATGTCCGAACTGGCGCAAGCCGTCGTGGTCTGCAATCTCGACGGTCGCATCCTGCTCTACAACAACCGCGCCCGCCTTCAGTTCAAGGCGCTGGCGCTGGGGCCGACCTCAGTGAGCGGCGGGGCGCTGATCGGTCTCGGCCGGTCGATCTTCTCGATTCTCGAAAAGAATCAGGTCGAGCACGCCCAGGAAGTCATTCGCCAGCGTCTGGGGGCCGGCAAGACGGCCATTTCCAATTTCATCACGACGACCCGCGGTGGCCAGTTGCTGCGCGTTCAGATGGTTCCGGTTCTGGCGGCAGCGAGCGGGGAGGGCGAAGCGGCGATGTCCGGCTACGTGCTGACCGTCGAGAACATCACGCGCAGCATCGAGCTGGAGGCGCGTCGCGATCAGGTGCTGCATTCGCTGACCGAAGGCAGCCGTTCGGCTCTGGGCAATATCCGCGCCGCCGTCGCCAACTTGATCGATTACCCGGAAATGGAGCCGGAGCTGCGCGAGCGTTTCGTCAAGGTGGTCGATGATGAAGCCGCCAGGATGAGTCAGCGACTGGATCAGACCATGGTCGAGTTTTCCGATTCGATGAAGACCCGCTGGCCGCTCGAGGACATTCTCGGAATCGACATCATCGCCGCCGCCCAGCGCCGGATCAACGAAAAGCTGAATCTGCCGACGAAGACCGAGGAGCTGGACGATGCCTTGTGGGTCAAGGCCGACAGTTTCTCGCTGGTCTTTGCCCTGGTTTTTCTCGCCGCCAAATTGCAGGATCACTACGAGCCGCGCGAACTGCGTTTCCGTCTCAAATCGGAAGGCAAATTGGCCTATCTCGATCTGATCTGGGCCGGTCCGGCCATGTCCTCGGAGACGTTCTACACCTGGGAAATGGATTCGATGCAGGTCGGCAGCGAAACGACGCCGCTCTCCATCCGCGATGTCATCGACCGGCACGGCGGGGAAATCTGGTACCAGCGCGAAAAGGCGGCGCACCGCGCCTTCTTCCGCTTCGTGCTGCCGGTGGCGACGCCGGAAGTCGAGCAGGATCAGGAGGATCGCAAGCGCGGCTCGAGCCGGCCGGAGTATTACGATTTCGATCTATTCAATTTTGCCGACAAGTCGATCGATCTCGAGCGCAAGCTCTCCGACCTGACTTGTACCGTTTTCGATACCGAAACCACCGGGCTGGAGCCTTCCAACGGCGACGAGATCATCCAGATCGGCGCCGCCCGGATTGTGAACAACCGCCTGTTGCGTCAGGAAGTTTTCGACCAGATCATCGATCCGGAATGCCCGCTTAAGCCCGAATCGATCCCGATTCACGGCATCACCGAAGACATGGTGCGCGGCAAACCGACCATCGACGTGATCCTGCCGGCCTTCCACGAGTTTTGCGAAGACACCGTGCTGATTGCCCATAACGCGGCTTTCGACATGCGCTTCCTGCAATTGAAGGAGGAGCGGACTGGTATCCGCTTCTCGCAGCCGGTACTCGATACGTTGCTGCTCTCGGCGGTGGTGCATCCGAATCAGGAATCGCACAAGCTCGACGTGATCCTGGAGCGCCTCGGCATCCATATCGCCAGTCGGCACAATGCGCTGGAAGATGCACTGGCGACCGGCGAGGTCTTCCTGAAACTGGTGCCGCTGCTTGAGGAAAAGGGCATCGTCACGGTGCGCCAGGCCCTGGAAGCGTCGGAGAAGACCTATTTTGCCCGGGTCAAGTACTGA